A DNA window from Aspergillus nidulans FGSC A4 chromosome V contains the following coding sequences:
- a CDS encoding GAG-pre-integrase domain-containing protein (transcript_id=CADANIAT00003227): protein MMEDTRAKLRRQLREELGREIVEELRDEIRREIHEDASYDRNMRIQQLDLLYRERKRIWKLAKSKFRTRRSVILSDRHNYITWRDSVLMDAYIIDAKDIFVQTKPPNGSNEIDIACWDAKNVIMRTRILQSIASHVRETICRQRSTLAAELWARIASTYAPSTAEERLVTVKALLDINPQGNYPAMIRDYQRIGEKLRRMDLSFEDLIHDIFICSLGQWQQDFVHTKLDEFYSCGRGPIKNLDITTFAGQLVARSSPSSNKCIPQHPPRFKLEARYRISPTELKDSPRTKQGCQGQKPMRTKVPLPNDCRELHPEKASDDKNQPKGQKLVLRNHPQANSIASELAQEPKHDNEPPWLLSTAADFHISYRDHVFSNLRDHEASIKDAGGHVHQIIGIGTALVHGMEIPDVRYAPAMKTNLLSFGLLDKQNFDISLHGNFEKHFLIKSPTGDSLGAYLEQETGRYHVRPVSDGQKDHDHALPTATMSEWHQRLSHVHFRAILKFEQQKILKIKGRKTLAFCDICRQAKQRRQISKEPASRATKILARIHIVIAGGGATLNCKDEQAPPGIENTRYFLLITDDATRYRWFFTLRTTDEAIPTFQWWIKHIKNQGFSPPAFVRSDREFFTDMVKKLCQICGLVLEPTTADSPWQNGVSERGIQPLLQSTRAMISDSGLPRWLWPQALETAVYHLNRLPTQVPLYNDRRSMAPTSDPEIQPCAHLTPYSAWNNGDANIKHLVKFGSPAWMHLHEASKHAGKPTSMIDPKAKKVHIVGYRGTHFYVVWDPETNQLHDTSNVSINEVFRPPQSKPYGADKTNKDPPTHDPSDINSRDKFQRSGKGSAILKSTNSLLPEPGLSKEATKALTAQWLVVMRKRRIHKALMGQNLEV from the exons ATGATGGAAGATACGCGAGCCAAATTACGTCGTCAACTACGTGAGGAACTAGGTCGGGAGATAGTTGAGGAATTGCGCGATGAGATCAGGCGTGAGATACATGAG GATGCTTCCTACGATCGAAATATGAGGATTCAACAGCTAGATCTTTTATATCGTGAGCGGAAACGCATTTGGAAACTGGCCAAATCAAAATTTCGGACCCGAAGATCAGTGATTCTTAGTGACCGACATAACTATATAACATGGCGCGATTCCGTCCTTATGGATGCCTATATAATTGACGCTAAGGATATCTTCGTTCAAACAAAGCCACCTAATGGCAGTAATGAAATCGATATCGCCTGTTGGGATGCGAAGAATGTCATTATGCGTACAAGGATTCTTCAATCAATTGCATCGCACGTACGAGAAACCATCTGCCGGCAACGCTCTACCCTAGCTGCGGAACTATGGGCTAGGATAGCATCAACATATGCCCCATCGACGGCCGAAGAGCGCCTTGTGACCGTCAAAGCCTTGCTTGATATTAACCCACAGGGTAACTACCCAGCGATGATCCGAGATTATCAACGGATAGGGGAAAAGCTTAGGCGAATGGATCTATCCTTTGAAGATCTTATCCATGACATCTTTATCTGTTCTCTAGGTCAATGGCAGCAGGACTTTGTTCATACAAAGCTAGACGAGTTCTACTCCTGCGGCCGAGGACCGATCAAGAACCTGGATATTACGACTTTTGCGGGTCAATTAGTtgctcgatcttctccctccAGCAACAAATGCATCCCCCAGCATCCGCCACGATTCAAGCTTGAAGCGAGATATCGAATAAGCCCTACAGAACTAAAGGATTCACCTCGAACGAAGCAGGGTTGTCAGGGTCAGAAGCCCATGCGTACAAAGGTGCCTCT GCCAAATGATTGTCGGGAACTGCATCCAGAAAAGGCCTCTGACGATAAGAACCAACCAAAAGGCCAGAAACTCGTCCTACGAAACCATCCGCAGGCCAACTCGATTGCAAGCGAACTAGCCCAAGAGCCCAAGCATGATAACGAACCCCCCTGGCTCTTGAGCACTGCTGCAGACTTTCATATCTCCTATAGGGATCATGTTTTCAGCAACCTCCGAGATCATGAAGCATCAATAAAAGACGCCGGTGGCCATGTACATCAGATTATCGGAATTGGAACTGCATTAGTTCATGGAATGGAGATTCCTGACGTTCGATATGCACCTGCAATGAAGACGAACCTGCTGTCCTTCGGCCTATTGGATAAGCAGAATTTTGATATATCCCTACATGGCAATTTCGAGAAGCACTTCCTTATAAAATCACCTACAGGAGATTCTCTTGGCGCCTACCTTGAGCAGGAAACAGGCCGATATCATGTTAGACCAGTTTCGGATGGCCAGAAGGATCATGACCATGCTTTACCAACGGCTACCATGTCAGAATGGCACCAACGCCTATCTCATGTCCATTTTCGAGCTATACTAAAGTTCGAACAACAGAAGATTTTGAAGATCAAAGGACGAAAGACTCTAGCATTCTGTGACATCTGCAGACAAGCAAAACAGAGGAGACAGATCTCCAAGGAACCTGCTTCGCGCGCTACAAAGATCTTAGCGCGAATCCATATTGTTATTGCAGGAGGTGGAGCAACATTGAATTGCAAGGATGAGCAAGCTCCGCCCGGCATCGAGAATACTCGATATTTCTTGTTAATCACGGACGATGCAACACGATATCGATGGTTCTTCACTCTTCGGACCACAGATGAAGCTATCCCTACCTTCCAATGGTGGATTAAGCATATCAAGAACCAAGGATTTAGCCCACCAGCTTTCGTCCGAAGCGATCGCGAATTCTTTACCGACATGGTGAAGAAACTCTGCCAAATCTGTGGTTTGGTCTTGGAGCCAACCACAGCAGATTCTCCATGGCAAAATGGCGTTAGTGAACGCGGAATCCAACCACTTCTGCAGTCTACAAGAGCGATGATTTCCGATTCAGGATTACCACGTTGGCTATGGCCACAAGCCCTGGAGACAGCTGTCTATCATCTGAACCGATTACCGACACAAGTCCCTTTGTACAATGACCGAAGGTCTATGGCGCCAACTAGCGATCCGGAAATCCAGCCATGCGCGCATCTTACCCCCTATTCTGCTTGGAACAATGGCGATGCAAATATCAAGCATCTTGTCAAATTTGGTTCACCTGCTTGGATGCATCTGCATGAAGCTTCAAAGCATGCTGGGAAGCCAACTAGCATGATTGACccaaaggcaaagaaagtTCATATTGTTGGATACCGAGGTACCCATTTCTATGTTGTCTGGGATCCGGAAACCAACCAACTCCATGACACCAGTAATGTCTCGATCAATGAGGTATTCAGGCCTCCGCAGAGCAAGCCGTACGGGGCTGATAAAACCAATAAAGACCCTCCAACGCACGACCCATCCGATATCAACTCTAGAGATAAGTTCCAACGGTCTGGCAAAGGATCTGCTATCTTAAAATCTACAAATTCACTTCTTCCAGAGCCCGGATTGTCAAAAGAGGCTACCAAAGCCCTAACAGCGCAATGGCTTGTAGTAATGAGGAAGAGACGAATACATAAAGCACTGATGGGACAAAATCTGGAAGTCTGA
- a CDS encoding uncharacterized protein (transcript_id=CADANIAT00003229), whose product MASNRVERLQMRQRGAGTRKIKEVDFGFSLGLGAPAEESSQPASQPTNNDLKPASAPQPPLLEAPPLVPAPSTADAIQTQSTPSPTRTNAFGALRDQPVRTPGSARNKLPPRRSTFDIPPDDEPELERSNKRRRIDNAPPSGAQIETPIDAPQNGTAETTVEAPSEGQAIPIRTITSNQAPRPDQETAAESSSIPAIGTDGNPPEASNEEHEHPKIKATARLESPRVNGTASPSESSEDRRRGKKGRPSPLRDNVSSLAATEAVYQQAAHKQLPDSRLEPAGAAQETEAQGWFTRTQDEQTRSPNLASVQPSAEPSATEKATAKEGTSEAVPRSTAGKGARGRRRKNLEPTEEAAVTERDSDEPSATPVEEEVAADNDASRENLDSPENQPSGIDKGKKRAGRPRRHIRSPTPSEDSAMSKRKRQHEKDLDRAETRPEQEQPAATARSSKKRKQHNEHESSPRQEQDEPGPQPEVERSRDSKRRRGRKERELTPQAERTEFGTAVKAARAGRKKQQQQKLPSELEQLAPAEAGQARSGRGRKRPEKQVPAERQDVQLEAEPEAERVHADKGKKRQNRAPTAEQEEEPERELEPETEQESQPGQHPKDAKRRDKRPAQPEGPPDDGTEDQPQPKTRKPRQPRGETVPVTVHRLANAALLGGELFESSDEDDANSPDGVSNIQPTRLPSRGGVNPADVLAQICRETLEKTLTTLKTGIENEANATRRAEWTLRRKAVEAYGAELEGRLSDLSEMLDSNFMLSAKVKKAKRNMLDLRARLDHIRREREAVALRLDAVRRKHAREEQAGMARSTINHSLHNLDLALERGQNRTSATHSESPTAGLELRLRSLAQSVSSSAPGSQGGILSQVKSFNAQLEAAARRLEG is encoded by the exons ATGGCTTCCA ACAGAGTAGAGCGGCTGCAGATGCGGCAGCGCGGAGCAGG GACGCGCAAGATTAAGGAAGTCGATTTCGGGTTCTCTCTAGGTCTCGGAGCGCCCGCCGAAGAATCATCTCAACCCGCGTCCCAGCCCACCAACAATGACCTCAAACCAGCATCAGCGCCTCAACCTCCTTTACTAGAGGCTCCCCCTCTCGTTCCAGCGCCGTCAACAGCAGACGCCATCCAGACCCAGTCGACGCCATCACCTACTCGAACAAATGCCTTTGGCGCATTGCGAGACCAACCCGTGCGAACTCCAGGAAGCGCGCGCAATAAGCTCCCACCCCGTCGGTCCACCTTTGACATTCCCCCAGACGATGAAccggagctggagaggaGTAATAAACGGAGAAGGATCG ATAATGCACCGCCGAGTGGCGCGCAAATCGAAACCCCGATCGACGCCCCTCAGAATGGTACCGCAGAGACCACAGTTGAGGCCCCAAGTGAGGGTCAAGCAATACCAATTCGGACCATTACTTCGAACCAAGCGCCCCGACCCGACCAAGAAACTGCCGCCGAGTCTTCTTCGATTCCTGCCATTGGAACGGATGGAAACCCGCCTGAAGCTTCGAACGAGGAGCATGAACACCCTAAAATAAAAGCTACTGCGCGACTGGAATCTCCGCGTGTAAACGGCACGGCGTCACCATCAGAATCGTCGGAGGACAGGCGGAGAGGAAAAAAGGGACGGCCGTCTCCATTACGGGATAATGTCTCTAGCCTCGCAGCAACTGAGGCTGTCTATCAACAAGCTGCCCATAAGCAATTACCGGACTCTCGACTTGAACCCGCTGGAGCAGCGCAAGAAACGGAAGCTCAAGGATGGTTTACGAGAACACAAGATGAACAAACAAGAAGCCCAAATCTAGCATCAGTACAACCTTCCGCCGAACCTTCTGCGACCGAAAAGGCAACTGCTAAAGAAGGTACCTCGGAGGCTGTACCGAGAAGCACTGCAGGCAAGGGTGCTCGTGGACgaaggaggaagaacttAGAACCTACGGAGGAAGCAGCTGTTACAGAGCGGGACTCTGATGAGCCGAGTGCGACTccggtggaagaggaggttgcTGCAGATAACGATGCATCACGTGAGAATCTCGATTCGCCTGAGAATCAGCCAAGTGGAATAGATAAGGGCAAGAAGCGCGCTGGGCGACCCAGGAGACACATCCGTTCTCCGACACCCTCGGAAGATTCTGCTATgagcaagaggaagagacagcACGAGAAAGATCTTGACCGAGCGGAGACACGTCCAGAGCAAGAACAGCCAGCTGCTACAGCTCGCTCCAGTAAGAAGAGGAAACAGCACAACGAGCATGAGTCCAGTCCgagacaagaacaagatgaaCCTGGGCCACAACCAGAGGTCGAAAGATCCCGCGATAGCAAGCGGAGGAGAGGACGTAAGGAACGAGAACTAACTCCACAGGCTGAGCGGACAGAGTTTGGTACGGCAGTGAAGGCAGCTCGGGCAGGTAgaaagaagcagcaacaacaaaaaCTGCCGTCGGAGCTAGAACAATTAGCCcctgcagaagctggacaagcCCGCTCCGGGAGGGGGAGAAAGCGGCCAGAGAAGCAGGTGCCGGCGGAAAGGCAGGATgtgcagctggaggctgagccagaagctgaaagagtGCATGCTGATAAGGGGAAGAAACGACAAAACCGGGCACCGACCgcggagcaggaggaagagccgGAGCgtgagctggagccagagACTGAACAAGAGTCTCAACCCGGGCAACATCCCAAAGATGCCAAGCGCAGAGACAAACGTCCAGCCCAGCCCGAAGGGCCTCCAGATGACGGCACAGAAGACCAGCCGCAACCTAAAACGCGAAAGCCGCGACAACCGCGAGGCGAAACCGTGCCGGTCACGGTCCATCGGCTTGCAAATGCGGCTTTGCTCGGCGGCGAGCTCTTTGAATCTtctgacgaagacgatgctAACTCACCGGATGGGGTATCCAACATACAACCAACAAGGCTGCCGAGCCGCGGGGGCGTCAACCCTGCAGATGTCCTTGCCCAGATTTGCCGCGAGACGCTCGAGAAGACATTGACGACGCTGAAAACTGGCATTGAGAACGAGGCCAACGCAACAAGACGCGCAGAGTGGACACTGCGCCGCAAAGCCGTGGAAGCATACGGTGCAGAGCTCGAAGGCCGACTTTCCGATCTCAGCGAGATGCTCGACAGCAACTTCATGCTCAGCGCTAAAGTCAAGAAGGCGAAGCGCAACATGCTGGACCTGCGAGCCCGCCTCGACCATATTCGCCGGGAGCGCGAGGCCGTCGCCCTGAGGCTGGACGCTGTGCGGAGGAAGCATGCGCGGGAAGAGCAAGCCGGAATG GCCCGCTCTACGATCAACCACTCCCTACacaacctcgacctcgccctcGAGCGAGGCCAGAACCGCACTTCCGCCACACACAGCGAGTCGCCAACAGCCGGCCTGGAACTCCGCCTTCGCAGCCTGGCGCAGAGTGTGAGCTCGAGTGCGCCCGGTTCTCAAGGCGGCATCCTGAGTCAGGTCAAGTCGTTCAATGCCCAACTGGAGGCTGCAGCGCGGCGGTTAGAGGGATGA
- a CDS encoding acetate permease acpA (transcript_id=CADANIAT00003225) — translation MSAEQNHGLEKDVGGPAAPAAAAPNAPAAAPGAPPAGMSAEEHRSRFGYGPLSHVNTKEAILPPFGGEFQPGLYKSVEARKFANPAPLGLSAFALTTFVLSCINMGARDITHPNIVIALAFGYGGLVQLLAGMWEMAVGNTFGATALSSYGGFWIAFAIVLTPGGFNIQTALTAENGDEAMFYNSFGLFLMGWFIFTTIMLFCTLRSTVAFFLLFLFLDLAFLLLGVGYIQRDDAGQPNPPVIKAGGFFGLLAAFAAWYNALAGIADSSNSFFIIPVAHFPWSPTGRARREKTERETV, via the exons ATGTCGGCCGAACAGAATCACGGACTTGAGAAGGACGTCGGTGGCCCTGCTGCCCCTGCGGCTGCCGCCCCTAACGCGCCGGCTGCTGCGCCCGGcgctcctcctgctggtATGTCTGCTGAGGAGCACCGATCGCGCTTTGGCTACGGTCCTCTGTCGCATGTCAACACCAAGGAGGCGATCCTCCCACCCTTCGGTGGTGAGTTCCAGCCTGGTCTGTACAAGTCGGTCGAGGCGCGCAAGTTTGCCAACCCTGCTCCCCTTGGCCTGAGCGCTTTCGCCCTCACCACTTTCGTGCTGAGCTGTATCAACATGGGTGCGCGTGACATCACCCACCCTAACATTGTCATTGCTCTGGCCTTCGGTTACGGTGGTCTGGTTCAGTTGCTTGCTGGCATGTG GGAAATGGCCGTTGGAAACACTTTTGGTGCCACTGCTCTGTCCTCTTATGGTGGTTTCTGGATTGCGTTCGCCATTGTCCTTACTCCCGGTGGTTTCAACATTCAGACCGCGCTCACGGCTGAAAATGGTGATGAGGCCATGTTCTACAACTCGTTCGGTTTGTTCCTCATG GGCTGGTTCAtcttcaccaccatcatGCTTTTCTGCACCCTGAGGTCTaccgtcgccttcttcttgctgttcttgttcctCGACCTCGCGTTCCTGCTTCTCGGTGTCGGTTACATCCAGCGTGATGATGCTGGCCAGCCCAACCCTCCTGTCATCAAGGCCGGTGGTTTCTTTGGTCTGCTGGCTGCCTTTGCTGCTTGGTACAACGCCCTTGCCGGTATTgccgacagcagcaacagcttcttcatcatccctgTCGCCCACTTCCCGTGGTCCCCTACCGGTCGTGCTCGTCGTGAGAAGACCGAGCGCGAGACTGTTTAA
- a CDS encoding uncharacterized protein (transcript_id=CADANIAT00003226), with the protein MFRKGKALRSPAMGGYCSLVDASTYPSSSDPSSLSLKLLKAFRRLASMMQR; encoded by the exons ATGTTCCGTAAAGGAAAAG CTCTGCGCAGTCCTGCCATGGGCGGCTATTGCAGCCTAGTGGATG CTTCTACATATCCCAGTTCCAGTGACCCTTCATCTTTGAGTCTGAAGTTGTTGAAGGCCTTTCG AAGACTGGCAAGCATGATGCAGCGCTGA
- a CDS encoding alkene reductase (transcript_id=CADANIAT00003228), protein MDSSKLFTPLKVGNIQLAHRITLPPMTRFRVDEGHIPQDQVAEYYAQRAAVPGTLLITEATLISTRPGVYTHVPGLWSKEQIAQWRKVTDAVHAKGSFIYNQLWALGRVADPEATKKEHGGSEGRVIAPSAVPLDPSGEPPKEMSEEDIAGVIQDFATAAKNAIEAGFDGVEIHGANGYLVDQFIQKAANKRSDRWGGSVENRARFPLEVIRAVVDAIGAERTAIRYSPWSTFQGMGVDPDEEQIAQFAYLAKKTAEFKLAFVHLVEGRIAGNTETDENGGRNLHFFFDAYGRAGPIMVAGGYVGETAREAADVQYKDYDVMIAIGRPWTANPDLPFKVKKGIPLRPYEREHFYTVRSPKGYIDYDFSEEFKAATGTRL, encoded by the coding sequence ATGGACTCCTCCAAACTCTTCACCCCACTCAAGGTGGGCAACATCCAGCTCGCCCACCGCATTACCCTCCCCCCAATGACACGATTTCGCGTCGACGAAGGCCATATTCCCCAAGACCAGGTCGCCGAGTACTACGCGCAGCGCGCCGCGGTCCCCGGCACCCTGCTCATCACCGAAGCAACGCTCATCTCGACACGGCCGGGCGTGTATACGCACGTCCCGGGCCTCTGGAGCAAGGAGCAGATCGCGCAGTGGCGCAAGGTCACGGACGCCGTGCATGCCAAGGGCTCCTTCATCTACAATCAACTGTGGGCGCTTGGGCGAGTCGCTGACCCCGAGGCTACGAAGAAAGAGCACGGCGGGTCTGAGGGACGGGTGATTGCGCCGTCCGCTGTGCCGCTTGATCCAAGTGGGGAGCCTCCCAAGGAGatgagcgaggaggacattGCGGGTGTGATTCAGGATTTCGCAACGGCGGCCAAAAACGCTATCGAGGCTGGGTTCGATGGCGTTGAGATCCATGGCGCGAACGGGTACCTCGTTGACCAGTTCATCCAAAAGGCCGCGAACAAGCGGAGTGACCGGTGGGGTGGCAGCGTAGAGAACCGTGCGCGCTTCCCACTGGAAGTGATCCGAGCTGTTGTCGATGCGATTGGCGCTGAGCGCACAGCGATTCGATACAGCCCGTGGAGCACGTTTCAGGGAATGGGGGTTGATCCGGACGAAGAGCAGATTGCGCAGTTTGCGTACCTCGCAAAGAAGACGGCCGAATTCAAGCTTGCGTTTGTGCATCTTGTTGAGGGACGGATTGCAGGCAATACCGAGACGGATGAGAACGGGGGCCGGAACctgcatttcttctttgatgCGTACGGGCGTGCTGGCCCGATTATGGTCGCCGGTGGGTATGTCGGCGAGACTGCGCGAGAAGCTGCGGATGTCCAGTACAAGGACTACGATGTGATGATCGCCATCGGGAGGCCATGGACCGCGAACCCGGACCTTCCCTTCAAGGTTAAGAAGGGGATCCCGTTGCGGCCGTATGAGAGGGAGCACTTCTATACCGTGCGCAGCCCGAAGGGATACATTGATTACGACTTTAGCGAGGAGTTCAAGGCTGCCACTGGAACTCGGCTGTGA